A region of the Deltaproteobacteria bacterium genome:
ACTCGCCGGCCATGGTCACCTGGGCGCAGCCGAAGCCGCGGAAGGAACTGGCCGGCACCGTGTTGGTGTAGACCATGGTGTTGTCGATCTGGACGTTGGGTATGGCGTAGGGGCCGACGCAGCGGTTGGACGACTTCTCGCACACCAGGGGGCTGTTCTCCGCGTAGGCGCCGGTGTTCATCAAGATCTTGGCTTGGCGCGCGATGATCTTGCCGTCGGCGTCCGCCGCGGTGCGCATCCAGGTGAGGGCGTCGTCGCCGCGGGTGGTGAGCATCGCCTCTTCCACGCTGAGCTGCAGCTTCACCGGCCGCCGCGCCTTCCATGCGCACGCCGACACCAGCGGCTCGATCTTGGTGTAGGACTTGCTGCCGTAGCCGCCGCCCACGAACGGCACGATCAGGCGGATCTGGCTGACCGGCATGTCGAAGATGGTCTTGAGGTCGTGGCGCACCATGAAGGGGTGCTGGGCCGAGGAGTAGATGGTGACGTTGTCGTCGCCCACCTCGGCGATGGCCACGTAGGGCTCCATGGCGTAGGCGTAGGCCATGGGGAAGTAATACTCGCCTTCCACCACCGTCGCGGCGTTGGAGAAGGCCTCGTCCACGTCGCCCCACTTGATGTGGTGCTCCTGGCACAGGTTGGTGCCCCGGCCCGCGGTGACCTCGCCCTCGAAGCCGCGCAGGGCGCCGGCCTCGAACTCGCGCTGGTGCAAGAGCGGCGCGGCGGGGTCCAGCGACTCCCGCGGCTCCATCACCGCCGGCAGCTCCTCGTACTCCACGTGGATGAACTCCAGCGCCTCGTAGGCGGTGAGCTCGTCCTCCGCGATGACCGCGGCCACGGGCTCGCCCGCGTAGCGCACCTTGTCGATGGCCACCAGCGGATGGTCCTTGACGGCGTGGCCGAAGTACGGGTTCAGCCCTTCCAGGTCGTCGCCCCGCAGCACGCAGTAGACGCCGGGCCGGGCCTCCGCCTCGGACGTGTCCATGGAGACGATGCGGGCGTGGGCGTAGGGGCTCCGCAGCACCTTGGCGTAGGCCATGCCCGCGAGCTTGACGTCGCTCACGTACAGCGCCCGCCCGGACACCTTGGCGCGCCCGTCGCGGCGCGGCACCGAGTGGTTGACCACCTCGAAGTCGCGGTTCTTGTCGTCGCTCATCCGCGCGCCTCCTTCATCACCGTCGCCGCCTTGCGGATGGCCTTCACGATGGGCACGTATCCGGTGCAGCGGCAGAGGTTGCCGTCCATGTGGTGAATGATCTCGTCGTCGGTGGGATCGGGGTTGTCGTCGAGCAGGGCCTTGGCCGACAGGATCATGCCCGGCGTGCAGAAGCCGCACTGGAACGCGAACTCGTCGATGAAGCACTGCTGGATCGGATGCAACGAGCGGTCGGCGTTCTCCAGCCCTTCGACGGTGGTGACGCGGCGGCCCTGGGCCTCGTAGGCCAAGTAGGTGCAGGCGCTGACCGGCAGGCCGTCCACCAGCACCGTGCACGCGCCGCACACCTGCACCTCGCACGAGATCTTGGTGCCGGTGAGGTTCAGGCGGTTGCGCAGCACTTCCGAAAGGGTCTGCTGCGGCTCGCACTCCACGGCCGTGTCCTTGCCGTTGAGCTCGAAACGCAACTCCACGAGGGCTGGTTTCGCGTTAGACATAGTGCGGAATGATCTCCTCCGACCAGAGCAGCATCTCCTTGTACATGGTGTCCATGTCCGGGTAGATGAGCTTCAGCTCGAAGTGCTGGACGCCGGCCTCGATGAACTCGTCGAGGCGCCGGCGCACGTCGTCCACCGAACCGATGATGTGGCGGTCCAGGGCGAACTGGATGTTGTCGACGTCGCGCTCGTAGGTGTGGGAGCTTTCGCGGATGGTGGGCAGCGCCAGGGTCATGGCCTCGTCCCGGGTGCGGGCGATGCAGGCCAGCTTTTCCACGGCGATCTTGATGCCCGCGGGATCACGCCCGGCGTCCTCGGCGGCCTTGTTGAGGATCTCGCAGCCCCGGGCCATCTCCGTGGGCGACAGCCACCCGGGAATCCAGCCCTCGCCGTAGCGGCCCGCGCGCACCGCGGCCTGGTCCATCCAGCCGCCCACCCACACCGGCGGGTGCGGCTGCTGCACCGGCTTGGGGTGGATTTCGGCGTTGTCGAACTTGAGGTACTTGCCCTCGTAGGACGCCATGGGCTGGGTCCAGATGGCCTTCATGGCCTCAATGTACTCGTCGGTGCGGTTGCCCCTGCCCTTGATGGGCACCTCGAACACGTCGAACTCGCTGGAGTCGCGGGTGGCCTTCGAGCCCAGGCCCACGCCCACCAACAAGCGCCCGTCGCACAGGTGGTCCAGGGTGGCGCACTGCTTGGCCGCGTAGATGGGGTTGCGCAGCGGCATCACGAGACACGCCACGCCGATCTGGATGTCCTTGGTCTTGGCGGCCAGGTACGACATCGTGGTCATGCACTCGAAGAAGTTGGCCTCCTGCGCGTCGGTCAGGGCCTCGGCGGCGCCGGACGAGATATGGTGCCGGTGCATCTCCGAGCTCCACACCACGTGGTCATGGAGCCAGATCGTGTCGAAGCCCAACTCCTCGGAATTCTGTGCCGCCTTGACGATGTTCTCCTTGCTGGAGAGCGGCCCCGAGTTGGGCACCCTGATACCGAATTCGAACTTCCCCATGATCAATACTCCTCGCCCTCTGGTTTTCTTCGGTACGCGTCCTTCGACCTAGGCCGGGGTTCGGGCGTCCGGGATGATGTTGGGTCCGCCCTCCATCATTTCGGACGCCCGAACCCGGGCCCGCGCCGCCATCCCGGTCCCTACGGTTCCGTGATGCCGACGCGGTCGTACTTGAGATGACGGTTGTACCAGTCCACCACCTCGCCGGCGATCCGGTCGAAGTAGTCGTTGTAGACCCCGTAGTGGGTGGTCTTCCGCAGCATGACGAGCTTCTTGGGCTCGCCCGCCTTCTCGTACATGCGGATGGAGTGCTCTTCCGGGGTGGTGGCGTCATTCTCCACCGCGACGAACAGCACGCCCCGCGGCGAGATCTTGTGGACCACGTCCTCCGGGCAGTAGTCCAGGATGGCGTCGGCGCACTGCAGCGGCATCTGGTTGGGGATCTTGGACGCCACCTCTTTCTTGATGTTGGTGGTCATGCGCTCCGGGGTCTGGACCATGATCTCCTCGCGCGCCGCCACCAGCTCGCCGGTGCCGTTCAGCACCCGGACCCGGCGATCCTCCTCGATGCGCTTGAGGTAGTCGATCCACTCGTATTCCCGGCGCATGGAATGGAGCCAGTCGCGGCCGCTGCACACGCCCAGGTAGCAGACCACGCACTTGACCCGGCTGTCGGTGGCGCCCACCAGCACGGCGTTGCCGCCGCCGGTGCCGCCGGAGCCGTAGGTGGCGATGCGGTCGGAGTCCACGTCGTCGCGGGTCTCCATGTACGTGATGGCGTTGCGGATGTCCTCGGCCTGCCAGGTGGGCATGACCCAGCCCTTCTGCGGGCCTTCGCTCTGCCCCCAGCCGCGGTAGTCGAAGCACAGGCACGCGTAGCCCGACTCGCACAACCGCTCGAACATCAGGATGTAGTGCTTGGCGTCCTTGAGTCCCAGAAAGCCCGGGCCCTGGACGATGCCCGGCCAGGGTTTCCCCTGGTCATCGTCGGGCAGGTAGACGGTCCCGTGGACCTTGTATCCTTCGCTGTAGAAGTAGACGTCCTCTGTTCGCATGTGGTCCTCCCAAGGAGCGCCCGGCCGTTCCGCCTAGGCGCGCACCGCCGGCAGGACTTCCTTGCCCAGCAGCTCGATCTGCTCGTACCAGTCTTCGTAGCGGAACCGGAGGTCGTAGACGATGTGGTTGAGGCCGCCCTCTTCGTAGCGCTGCGTGTCGCGGACGATGTCCTCCGGCGTGCCCGCCAACAAGAGCCCCTCGATGTCCTCCAGCTTGGAGAAGGTGCCGGACTTGGGCTTCACCCATGTGGGCTTCTTGTTGCCCTCGTTGATGAGCCCCGGCGCGTTGACCTTGCTCACCGCGGTGTCCTTGTCCTTGGCGATGCTGGTGATGGGGATGGCGCCGGTGGTGACCATGGGCTTGCCGGCCTTGTCGCACAGGTCGTGCAGGTACTTGATGCACTTGTGGAAGGTCGCCAGCGGGATGCGTCCGGGCATCCAGCCGTCGCAGTAGTCCACCGCCCGCCGGCACGAGGCCGGGGTGCCGCCGCCGTACCAGATGGGGATGGGCGCCAGCGGCGTGGGCTTCAACTCGACGTCCTCGAAGGAGTAGTACTCGTCCTGGTAGTTCACCTTTTCCCCGGCCCAGAGGCGCCGCACGAGGTGGGAGTTGATCTTGGCCATGTTGAAGCGGTCGTCCCGCGTGTTCTTGAGTCCCGCCGCGGCGAACTCGTGCTGGAACGTCCCGGCGCCGATGCCCATGATGACCTTGCCCTCGGACAACACGCTCAGGGCCGCCATGCACTGGGCCAAGTGGATCGGGTGTCTGTGGGAGATCATCGTACCCGATCCCAGGATCAGCTTCTTGCACACCGACGAGATCGCCGACAGGATGGCGACGCACTCGATGTGGGTGTTGTCCGTGCCTTCCATGCCGTGGGGCTCGAACACCAGGTGGTCCCGCACCCAGACGGAGTCAAAACCCAAGGACTCGGCCAGCTTGGATCCCTCGATGCACTTCTCGACCGATCCCTGATCCCCGAAATGGGGCAGCAACAGTCCGAACTTCAGTTTCGTCGCCATGCTCAAACCTCCTTGCGGTTTCCTGTGGAAATTGACTTGAAGAGAAATACCCTCGGCGTCCGTGAACCGGCTCACCGGAAACAAGTGTGCGAAACGACGCCTTCAAGCGCCATTTCATTTCATCAACTTGCGGATGCTGTCGCTGCGAAGGACCATGAACAATGCGGCCGGGGAGGAGCATTGCTGGACCGCATCGCGGCAGTGACGTCCTGCACGATGTTCCGAGCCGAGAATCTTATATAGACTCCGCTCGCGAAAACTGTCAAGCGAGCCCCAGGAGCGCCGGCGGCTTGGCCGGGCCGGCAAGGCACGGGATCACCGCGATTCTTTTGCGCTCGTCGCCTGCGGGGACTGCTCACGCTCGACGGCGGCGCGCGTCTGGGCGAGGTAGGTACGGCTGACGGGAACCAGGTGCCCGCCCGTGAGGCGCAGGAACACACGGTGGTTGCGTTTGGTCCAACCCTCCACGTGCCGAAGCGCGACCCAGTAGGAGCGGTGTACCCGGATGCCTTGGGGCGACAGCTCGTGGATGGCGTCGACGAAACGCATCAGCAGGGCGCAATTGCCGGTGGCGGTGACGATCTCCACGTAGTGGTCGCGCATCTTGAGGTAGATGACGTCCTGTCCCGCCTCCGCCGGCAGGCGGCGCAGGAAGCCGGACCGGGACTCCTCGGCGTTGTGGCCGGCCGCGACGCGGGACGCCGCTCGTTCGTCCGGGGTGTCGGGCGGAGCCGTATCGGGAAGCGTTTCCGTCCAGGTTTCGCCGGCCGCTTCGTCCCTGGAACGTTGGCTGACCAGATAGTGGGTGACGGTCCCGCATATCAGGACGGAGATCGTCAGGAACAGGTACACGGTGGGCCAGTCGGCGGGGACCAAGAGGGGAGGGAAGAGCAGCGTGTCGACGCCGTATGCGATGACCGTGGCCGTGGGCGTGGCAATGAAAGTGGCCGCGAAAGCCGCCAGCGTGATGCCCGGCGGGCTCCAGTACCGCGTGAGGTAGAGCGTAACGACGTACTCCGCATAGCACAAAGGCGCGACCAAGGCCGAGCACAGACCGAGATAGGCCGCGCGTTGGGTCCATGTGAGGCCATCCGCACCCAACGGGCATATGAGAGTGTATGCGCCCAGGTACAGGGCCATCAAGATCAGGACCCTCTTGAAGATGTAGGGACTCAGCGCTTCACGATACGCAGCCTCCCACGGATGTTCCTTGCTGCCGTCCACCTCATCATCCGAAACCGACGAAGAGTACGAACTGCCCATTTTTCACCAATCCCGTGGTTGAATACCTCTTCATGGACACTATTTGACCGATCGATAAATGTCAAATGGGTTCTCCCTCCGGGATGTTCCGGTCTCCTTGTCGCAGGACCGGAATTCGTCTAAAGAAGCAACAGCTAAACGGACGCGCTGGCAGTGCCGCGCGGCTCAGGGAGGGAAACGATGAGCGACTTTTACAGTGAATGGCTGAACACCACCGGACGGAACGAGGAATTCGTGGAGAACGCGCCGCGAGTCGCGCGCCACAAGGAGCTCGAGTGGGTCAAGACGCGGCAGGACGCCAAGGCCGCGTTGATGATCGCGCCCGAGAAGGGCTTCCCCACCGGCGGCAGCATGATGATGCGGGCGGAGATTCCCGTGGGGTGGCACACCGGGCGTCACAGCCACGGCGAGGAGGCGATTTACGTCGAGAGCGGCACCGGCTTCATGGTGCTCGACGGGAAGCGCTACGACTTCGGGCCGGGTACCGTGCTCCACGTGCCCTACCGTTCCGAGCACCAGTTGTTCAACAACGGCGACGTCCCGGTGGGGTACATCTCGGGGCTGGCATGGCACCTGGAGGCCTCGGTCTACATGGGACGCCTGGAGCAGTTCGAGGACTGCGGCGCCAACGACCCGGCGGCGATGGCGGCCATCGGGCCGGAAGAGTCCCAGGACTGGCCGGAAGACGGCCGGCGCATCTCCATGCACCAGGACCAGCACGAGCTTTCGGGCGAGTCCAAGCACGGCGCCACCTACTTCCTCATGGGGCGCAGCGGCAGCCGCAACGGCTTCAAGGCCACCGCGGCCGCCATCAGTTCCATCTTCGTGGAGTTGCCGCGCTCCAAGAGCCACAGCCACGCGCACCCCGAGGCGTACCTCTACGCGCTCATGGGGGCGGGCTACTCGGAGATCGGCGGGAAGAAGTACACCTGGGAGCAGGGGGACGCGGTCCACGTGCCTCCCGGCATGATGCACCACCAGCACTTCAATCCCAGCGACGGCGAGACCCGCGAGCTGCGCTTCGAGTTCGGCATCCGCTACTGGATCGTGGATCAGTGGAAGGGCTACACCACCATCGACAAGCACCTCAAGGCCATGTCGATGGATGAGGGCGACGAGGACAAGTAGCCCGGCTGGCAAGCCGCCCGCGGCACGGTCCGTTCCGCGCGGACATCGCGGGCGGCTATTCGTCCTATTCGTCGATTCCGGCCAGATCCAGCAGAAACGCGTATTCCAGGGCGATTTCGCGGTAACGTCTGAAACGCCCCGATGCGCCGCCGTGTCCCGCTTCCATATTGGTCTTCAGCAGCAGCCGGTTCCGATCGGTCTTGACGGCGCGCAGCCTGGCGACCCATTTGGCCGGCTCCCAGTACTGCACCTGGGAATCGTGCAGGCCGGTGGTCACCAGCATGTGCGGGTAGTCCCTGGCGGCGACGTTGTCGTAGGGCGAGTAGGACAGGATGTAGTCGTAGAACTCCTTGTCGTCGGGGTTGCCCCACTCGTCGTACTCGCCGGTGGTGAGGGGGATGTCCGGGTCCAGCATGGTGGTGACCACGTCCACGAACGGCACCTGCGCCACCATGCCCTTGAACAGGTCCGAGCGCAGGTTCACCACCGCCCCCATCAGGAGCCCGCCGGCGCTTCCGCCCATGGCGAAGAGCCGTTCCCGTGAAGTATAGCGCTGCTCGATCAGGTGCTCGGCGCACGCGATGAAGTCCGTGAACGTGTTCTTCTTCCTGAGCAGCCTGCCGTCCTCGTACCACGCCCGCCCCATCTCCTCGCCGCCGCGGATGTGGGCGATGGCGAAGACGAAGCCCCGGTCGAGCAGGCTCAGGCGCGCGGAGCCGAAGGCGGCGTCGAGGCTGTGGCCGTAGGAGCCGTAGCCGTAGAGCAGCAGCGGACTGCGGCCGTCGCGTTCCATCCCCTTGCGGTACACCAGCGAGATGGGCACCCGGGCGCCGTCCGCGGCCGTGGCGTGGAGCCGCTCGGTGCGGTAGTCGCCGCTGTCGAAGCCGCCGAGCACCTCTTCCTGCTTGAGCAGGGTCCTCGCGCGCGTCACCATGTCGTAGTCGTAAATGGAGCTGGGGGTGGTCATGGAGGTGTAGCCGTAGCGCAGCACCGTGGTGTCGAACTCCGGGTTCACGCTGGTGCCGGCGGCGTAGGCGGGCTCGCCGAACTCCAGGTAGTGCTCCTCCGAACCGTCCCACGGGATGACGCGGAGGCGCATCAGGCCGTCGTGCCGTTCCTCCAGCACCAGGTGGTCGCGGAACACCTCGAAGCCCTCCAGCAGCACCTCGGGCCGGTGCGGGATGACCTCCTTCCAATGCTCCTTGCCGGTGCGGTCCACCGGCGTCGACATGAGGCGGAAATTCTGCGCTTCGTGGTTGGTGTGGATGAAGAAGCGGTCCTCGAAGTGGTCGACCGCGTGTTCGTGGCCCCGTTCCCGCGGCACGAAGACCGTGAACGCGCCGGTGGGGTCGCCGGCGTCGAGGTAGCGGTACTCGCTGCTCAGGGTCTGGGAAGAGACGATCATCAAGTATCGCTTGGACTTCGTCTTGAACACGTGGGCCGAGAAGGTGTCGTCGGTTTCCTCGTAGACGAGCACGTCCTCGGCGGGATCGGTCCCGAGCACGTGGCGGTAGATGCGGCAGGAGCGCAGGGTCTCCGGGTCCTGCTTGGCGTAGAAGAGCGTGCGGTTGTCGTTGGCCCAGGTGATGTTGCTCGTCACCTCCGGGATGACGTCGGGCAGCGTCTCTCCGGTGGCGAGGTCCTTGAAACGGACGGTGTAGATGCGCCGCCCCTGCGTGTCCTCCGCGTACGCCAGCAGGTCCTGTCCGAAGCTCACCGCTATGCGCGCCACCGAGAAGAACTCGTGGCCTTCGGCCAGCGCGTTGACGTCGAGCATCAGCTCCTCGGGGTTCTCCAGGGACTCGCGCTTGCGCGCGTAAAGCGGATACTCCTGACCCTCCTCGAATCGGGTGTAATAGTAGTAGTCGTCCCTGCGGTAGGGCACGGACATGTCCGTCTGCTTGATGCGCCCCTTGATCTCCTCGAACAGGGAGTCCTCCAGCTCCTGGACGTGGGCCATGGACTCCTTGGTGTGGGCGTTTTCCGCTTCCAGATAGGCCACGGTGTCGGGGTTGTCCCGTTCGCGCAGCCAGTAATAGTCGTCGGTGCGCACGTGACCGTGGTGCTCGAGTCTTTCGGGAATGATCTTGGCGGCCGGTGGATTCAGAGTGCGTTCCATCGGTCCACCTTAGCAGAATTCGGCGCGCCCACGAACGCGGCGCGCGCTCGCATTCCGTGGCCAAAGGCTCTAGTGTTGGCCTGTGCGCATCCGGAAAGGACACCAAGCAGAGGAGGGCGTCATGGCGACCAGGGCCGTCAAGGAGTTCGAAGTCCATCCCTACGTGCAGTTCATGAGCGACCGGTTCGGGGCGTATGACCGCTGGATCGAATCCGAGGGGTTGCCGGTGGTGAGCGGCTCCCACGTCCGGGACGTGCGCCGCATGGAGCTGGGCGAGTGGCCGCGCCGCGGCGGCAAGGGCGCCTACCTGTCGTTCTCCGACCAGCGCGTGGCCGACGGCTACGTGTGCGAGATCGCCGCGGGGACGAGCCTCGAGCCCCAGCGGCACCTGTTCGAGGAGATTGTGCTCATCACCCAGGGACGCGGCGCCACCACGGTGTGGTACGACGACGCGCGCAAGCGCACCTTCGAGTGGGAAACCGGGAGCCTCTTCGCCATCCCCCTCAACGCCTGGCACCAGCACTTCAACGCCAGCGGCCAGGAACCGGCGCGCTATTTCGCCCTCACCAGCGCCCCGGTGGTGTTCGAGCTCTACCGGGACCCGGGTTTCATCTTCAACACCGACCACGTCTTCAGGGACCGCTTCGATCCGGCCCAGGAGGACTTCTTCAGCCGCGACGGGAAGTACAACACCGACTATTACGGCGGCATCCTGGAGAACAACTTCATCAGCAATATCCGCGACATCAAGCTGGTGCCGCGGGAGAAGCGCGGCAAGGGCAACCGCAACATGTACATCCACATGGCCGGCAGCACCATGCTCGCCCACGTCTCCCAGTTCCCGGTGGGGACCTACAAGAAGGCGCACCGGCACGGCCCCGGCGCGCACATCTACATGCTCGACTCCACCGGCTATTCGCTCATGTGGCAGGAGGGCGCGAAGCCCGAGCGCTTCGACTGGCAGGAGGGCACCGTGATGTCGCCGCCGGCGGGGAGCTGGCATCAGCACTACAACACCGGCCCCGAGCCGTGCCGGTTCGTGGCGCTGCACGCTTCCACCGCGGTGCAGGGCGAGGAGCGCGGCGTCGAGCAGATCGAGTTCGAGGACGAGGACCAGGCGCTGCGTCGGATGTACGAGGACGAATGCGCGCGCAACGGCGTCACCGCACAGATGTGACGAGGGCGCGCGGCGCGGGGAGCGCCACCGCGCCAACCCCCTGCCGATGAGCAGATGAGTCCGGCGGGCCCCCCCGCCCGCCGCGACCGAAAGGAGCAGCCATGAGCGAGAGCACTTCCCGGAAGGCCCGGGCCATGGGCATCAACCACGTGGTGCTGGAGGTGGGGGACCTGGACGAGGCGCTGGCGTTCTACGGCGCCATCTTCGACTTCAGCCTGCGCGGCCGGGGCGACCACAACGCCTTCATCGACCTCGGCGACCAGTTCATCCAGTTGAGCCTGGGCAAGACCCAGGAGATGGACGGGAAGCGGCACTTCGGCTTCGTGGTGGACGACCGGGCACCGGTGCGCGCCGCCCTCGAACGCCTCGGCGTCGAGCCCCTGGACCAGCGCCTCAACTTCCGCGACCCCTGGGGCAACCGCATCGAGGTGGTGCCCTACGACGACGTCCAGTTCTCCAAGGCCCCCAACGTGCTCAACGGGATGGGCCTGGGCGGCCTGAAGAAGACGTCCGCCGCCGTCGAGGAGCTTTCGAAGAAGGGGATGACGCCGGAGTAGCCGGCGCCATCCCGTGCTGGCTCAGGACTGCGGCTTCTTGAAGCCCGTGAGAACCTGCAGGTACTCCTTGATGTCCGGCGGCATGTTGTTGATGGATTTCAACTTGTCCGCGATGTCCCGCGGGGATACGTAGGCGATGTTCAAGCGGGACTTCTTCGCTTCCGCCAGAAAACCTGGATCCTCCATCACGGCCTTGTAAGCCTTCCGCAGCGTGGCCACGCGGTCCCCCGGGGTCCCGGGCGGCAGCGTGTATACGCGCGTGATCTGGTTCTGGGCGTTCCAGGCGTTGAAAGCCGCGAGATTCTGACCGGTGAGAACATCCGAGAACAGCGGGATGTCTTTCACCTCGGGATCGGCGTGACGCTTGGTGATGACGAAGGGGACGAATTTCTTGTCCCCGGAGGCATCAAGCATTCCGCGCGCCGTGACCCTCATGGACTCCCAGGTCCAGCACGCGCCGTCCCCCTCGCCCGATTCCATGGCGAGCCGTATCTTGGCCGTGCCGCCGTACCCGGGGATGCTCTTGAACTTCGTTCCCAGTTGCTTGTTGAGGAACAGGAACGGATCCGTGGTGTTGCCGGGCGCGCGCGTGCCGCCCATGGCGACCGTCCTGCCCGATTTGACGACATCGTCCAGCGACTTGAGCCCCGAGCCGGCCATGAGGCCGCAGGTCACGGAGTCCGACGTCGGTGTGCCGATGTATTCGTACTTGGCGGGGTCGATCTTCACTTTCTTGTCGCCCATGGCGTGGGCGAAGATCAGCGCCGGGCTCCACACCCCCAGGGTCCGCCCATCGGGTTTGGCGCGCTTGAAAACGTACGTGGCGGTGATCAGGCTCCCCGCCCCCGGCATGTTC
Encoded here:
- a CDS encoding tripartite tricarboxylate transporter substrate-binding protein, which encodes MLRRIVLLTALLALTLVQTPAGAEEFYKGKTLRMLVGFSPGGGYDTYTRYIARYIGKYIPGNPTPVVQNMPGAGSLITATYVFKRAKPDGRTLGVWSPALIFAHAMGDKKVKIDPAKYEYIGTPTSDSVTCGLMAGSGLKSLDDVVKSGRTVAMGGTRAPGNTTDPFLFLNKQLGTKFKSIPGYGGTAKIRLAMESGEGDGACWTWESMRVTARGMLDASGDKKFVPFVITKRHADPEVKDIPLFSDVLTGQNLAAFNAWNAQNQITRVYTLPPGTPGDRVATLRKAYKAVMEDPGFLAEAKKSRLNIAYVSPRDIADKLKSINNMPPDIKEYLQVLTGFKKPQS
- a CDS encoding VOC family protein, which gives rise to MSESTSRKARAMGINHVVLEVGDLDEALAFYGAIFDFSLRGRGDHNAFIDLGDQFIQLSLGKTQEMDGKRHFGFVVDDRAPVRAALERLGVEPLDQRLNFRDPWGNRIEVVPYDDVQFSKAPNVLNGMGLGGLKKTSAAVEELSKKGMTPE